In Hypomesus transpacificus isolate Combined female chromosome 4, fHypTra1, whole genome shotgun sequence, the following are encoded in one genomic region:
- the LOC124467171 gene encoding CDC42 small effector protein 1-like has translation MPQDQSRVQGQRGSCRAVTESRGLDASGPGMSHFWHKMGCCVVAKPPPKRKRRKIDRTMIGEPTNFMHLTHIGSGEMAEGLPPSGPVQEQMRSKGPSINGRNSLL, from the exons ATGCCCCAGGACCAGTCCAGGGTGCAGGGACAGAGGGGGTCCTGCAGGGCGgtgacagagagcagggggcTGGACGCGTCGGGGCCGGGGATGAGCCACTTCTGGCACAAGATGGGTTGCTGTGTGGTGGCCAAGCCTCCTccg aagaggaagaggaggaagattgACCGCACCATGATCGGAGAGCCCACCAACTTCATGCACCTCACTCACATCGGCTCTGGGGAGATGGCCGAAGGACTGCCCCCT TCAGGACCAGTCCAGGAACAGATGAGGTCTAAAGGACCTAGCATCAACGGCAGGAACAGCCTCTTATAg